In Pelodiscus sinensis isolate JC-2024 chromosome 2, ASM4963464v1, whole genome shotgun sequence, the following proteins share a genomic window:
- the BLOC1S4 gene encoding biogenesis of lysosome-related organelles complex 1 subunit 4 isoform X1 codes for MEEEEVAEPPGAWLSGDSGNVSQSPSSASGIGEEGEPPELLLSRAAATYAAYVLPAGLDLCAQIESLDKSLDDLLTRVDEFVGMLDMIRSETSQVVNESVPQVHTKATEMRQIYRKIDKLEAFVKMVGNNVAVLEEQVTKAETDLGTFPNTFKKFLHTISVPPFLNKSSSSRQHQTLYEPPPLFKTEDYFPCLSEPSYS; via the exons atggaggaggaggaggtggcggaGCCGCCGGGCGCGTGGCTGAGTGGGGACAGCGGCAACGTGTCGCAGAGCCCCAGCAGCGCCTCGGGCATCGGCGAGGAGGGCGaacccccagagctgctgctcaGCCGCGCGGCCGCCACCTACGCTGCCTACGTGCTCCCGGCCGGGCTGGACTTGTGCGCGCAG ATTGAAAGTTTAGACAAGAGTCTAGATGATTTGCTGACCAGGGTTGATGAATTTGTGGGGATGTTAGACATG ATTCGAAGTGAGACTTCTCAAGTAGTCAATGAAAGTGTACCTCAAGTTCATACAAAAGCTACAGAAATGAGACAGATATATAGAAAGATTGACAAATTAGAG GCCTTTGTAAAAATGGTTGGAAATAATGTGGCTGTACTGGAGGAGCAGGTCACAAAAGCAGAAACAGACCTTGGAACTTTTCCAAACACCTTTAAAAAATTTTTACATACTATCAGTGTACCACCTTTTCTTAAC AAATCATCTTCCTCAAGGCAACACCAGACCCTGTATGAGCCTCCACCCCTTTTCAAGACTGAAGACTACTTTCCCTGTCTCAGTGAGCCATCTTATTCATGA
- the BLOC1S4 gene encoding biogenesis of lysosome-related organelles complex 1 subunit 4 isoform X3 yields the protein MEEEEVAEPPGAWLSGDSGNVSQSPSSASGIGEEGEPPELLLSRAAATYAAYVLPAGLDLCAQIRSETSQVVNESVPQVHTKATEMRQIYRKIDKLEAFVKMVGNNVAVLEEQVTKAETDLGTFPNTFKKFLHTISVPPFLNKSSSSRQHQTLYEPPPLFKTEDYFPCLSEPSYS from the exons atggaggaggaggaggtggcggaGCCGCCGGGCGCGTGGCTGAGTGGGGACAGCGGCAACGTGTCGCAGAGCCCCAGCAGCGCCTCGGGCATCGGCGAGGAGGGCGaacccccagagctgctgctcaGCCGCGCGGCCGCCACCTACGCTGCCTACGTGCTCCCGGCCGGGCTGGACTTGTGCGCGCAG ATTCGAAGTGAGACTTCTCAAGTAGTCAATGAAAGTGTACCTCAAGTTCATACAAAAGCTACAGAAATGAGACAGATATATAGAAAGATTGACAAATTAGAG GCCTTTGTAAAAATGGTTGGAAATAATGTGGCTGTACTGGAGGAGCAGGTCACAAAAGCAGAAACAGACCTTGGAACTTTTCCAAACACCTTTAAAAAATTTTTACATACTATCAGTGTACCACCTTTTCTTAAC AAATCATCTTCCTCAAGGCAACACCAGACCCTGTATGAGCCTCCACCCCTTTTCAAGACTGAAGACTACTTTCCCTGTCTCAGTGAGCCATCTTATTCATGA
- the BLOC1S4 gene encoding biogenesis of lysosome-related organelles complex 1 subunit 4 isoform X2, producing the protein MEEEEVAEPPGAWLSGDSGNVSQSPSSASGIGEEGEPPELLLSRAAATYAAYVLPAGLDLCAQIESLDKSLDDLLTRVDEFVGMLDMIRSETSQVVNESVPQVHTKATEMRQIYRKIDKLEAFVKMVGNNVAVLEEQVTKAETDLGTFPNTFKKFLHTISVPPFLNADIPSIQSRFKTLRTSAPVGTLVIPRL; encoded by the exons atggaggaggaggaggtggcggaGCCGCCGGGCGCGTGGCTGAGTGGGGACAGCGGCAACGTGTCGCAGAGCCCCAGCAGCGCCTCGGGCATCGGCGAGGAGGGCGaacccccagagctgctgctcaGCCGCGCGGCCGCCACCTACGCTGCCTACGTGCTCCCGGCCGGGCTGGACTTGTGCGCGCAG ATTGAAAGTTTAGACAAGAGTCTAGATGATTTGCTGACCAGGGTTGATGAATTTGTGGGGATGTTAGACATG ATTCGAAGTGAGACTTCTCAAGTAGTCAATGAAAGTGTACCTCAAGTTCATACAAAAGCTACAGAAATGAGACAGATATATAGAAAGATTGACAAATTAGAG GCCTTTGTAAAAATGGTTGGAAATAATGTGGCTGTACTGGAGGAGCAGGTCACAAAAGCAGAAACAGACCTTGGAACTTTTCCAAACACCTTTAAAAAATTTTTACATACTATCAGTGTACCACCTTTTCTTAAC GCTGACATCCCTAGTATTCAATCTCGTTTTAAGACTCTCAGAACTTCTGCTCCTGTTGGGACACTGGTCATACCCAGGTTGTGA